Proteins encoded together in one Heterodontus francisci isolate sHetFra1 chromosome 20, sHetFra1.hap1, whole genome shotgun sequence window:
- the LOC137380856 gene encoding interferon-induced protein with tetratricopeptide repeats 5-like has protein sequence MLVWSKNIQLGSGSCFSAVDFMDGNLCRPSGLDGGVGHGSTGCPIEGCPCLPTKDHSSLTREGPIPLVRHAPTYLPSLVHGTAWLQSQQWSVLQVALLGLRAAGLLFGWQLTEVGPPPSSGWTSRRGSGFAIDFHVGVRLPSIHHFQHLQYFAFVRGLADPGGECHCTSSWIHCACLGNPNERCSNPSVQQLNYPPRSCTQVSGVRLKVATFSFKSDKATNEPWMTRVLVQLHEFDSPSGSSGKVTEYRSHVIRKIPTSNPGFLLAATFLVEYVFKHISYSDSDRNSLKMKLLQLQCHFTWNLQMDNVEWDDLQERLNYIMESDIVKYKAMPYNLLAFVNCMRGNCKESFNNLREAEEILSKNHRFEIAKWSIVTYGNAAWVYYHMGELAEAQSSLDKVERICQQFADGSQYTAMIPEIYGQKGWSLLKFGWKYYEEANECLEKALEEDPDNIEWNAAHATALFRLKESFGVPQCPEDCKAVKQLHRALALNPNDSFLMLALRLQEFNQIEKFHRLLEEVLLMSPDDPYIIQYAAKVLRKQGSVDYSLQILKKALEVRPNSPLLHHQIGLCYKKKLFALKKTPFRYFAREERKKCIDLCTHHFQIAFDQKPSLIFAILDLAEVFGESEEYSKADEIYENLLRNKDCNLLNRQLILWNYGCYQLYEKCSQLNAIHHFKECLKLKVKSKKNEKCRAKLKQIAEDRMNKYSRDSVAFGILGLIHQVDGKKSEAIEFFEKALECDHVNEEFQSALRELHQAT, from the exons ATGCTCGTGTGGAGCAAAAATATTCAGTTAGGCTctgggtcctgtttcagtgctgtagactTCATGGACGGAAATTTATGCCGCCCCAGTGggctggatggtggcgtggggcatGGCAGCactgggtgcccgattgagggctgcccctgcctccccacaaaggaccactccagcctcaccagggaaggaccgatcccactggtgaggcatgcccctacttaccttccctccttggTCCATGGCacggcttggctgcagtcccagcagtggtcagtgctccaggtggcgctgctgggactaagagctgccggcttgctgtttggctggcagctcactgaggtgggacctcctccctcaagtgggtggacgtCCCgccgcggaagcgggtttgccattgactttcacgtcggagtccggctcccatccatccacc atttccagcatctgcagtattttgcttttgtgaggGGCTTGGCAGATCCAGGAGGTGAATGCCATTGTACTTCCTCCTGGATTCACTGTGCCTGCCTGGGCAACCCCAATGAAAGG tgcagcaatccctcagtacagcagctgAACTATCCCCCAAGATCTTGCacgcaagtctctggagtgagacttaaagTGGCAACATTTTCATTCAAAAGCGACAAGGCCACCAATGAGCCATGGATGACAAGGGTACTTGTACAGTTGCATGAGTTTGATTCTCCCAGTGGCTCATCTGGTAAAGTCACTGAGTATCGCAGCCATGTAATCAGAAAGATCCCAACAAGCAATCCTGGATTCTTGCTGGCTGCAACTTTCCTAGT TGAATATGTATTTAAACACATTTCTTACAGTGACAGTGACAGGAACTCCCTGAAAATGAAATTGCTTCAGCTACAATGCCACTTCACGTGGAATCTGCAAATGGACAATGTTGAGTGGGATGATTTGCAGGAACGATTAAATTATATAATGGAGTCTGATATTGTAAAATATAAAGCCATGCCTTACAATCTGCTTGCTTTTGTAAACTGTATGAGAGGGAACTGTAAGGAGTCGTTCAATAATTTACGGGAAGCTGAAGAGATTCTGAGCAAGAATCACAGATTCGAAATTGCAAAATGGAGCATCGTCACCTATGGAAACGCAGCCTGGGTATATTATCACATGGGAGAACTGGCAGAGGCTCAGTCCTCCCTCGACAAGGTGGAAAGGATTTGTCAACAATTTGCTGATGGCTCTCAGTATACAGCAATGATACCTGAAATATACGGGCAGAAGGGTTGGTCACTGTTGAAATTTGGCTGGAAATATTATGAAGAGGCAAATGAATGTCTTGAGAAGGCTCTGGAGGAGGATCCTGATAACATTGAATGGAATGCAGCTCATGCAACTGCTCTGTTTCGACTTAAAGAAAGCTTTGGAGTCCCACAGTGTCCTGAAGACTGCAAAGCAGTGAAGCAGTTGCACCGTGCATTAGCACTGAATCCTAATGACTCATTCCTCATGTTGGCTCTTAGACTACAGGAATTTAATCAGATAGAAAAATTTCACAGATTACTAGAAGAAGTGCTGCTGATGTCTCCTGATGATCCATATATAATTCAGTATGCAGCTAAAGTTTTAAGAAAACAAGGATCTGTCGACTATTCCTTACAGATATTGAAAAAGGCACTGGAGGTTAGACCGAATTCTCCACTCCTTCACCATCAGATTGGTTTATGTTACAAAAAGAAGCTGTTTGCACTGAAGAAAACGCCTTTTAGATATTTTGCTCGTGAAGAAAGAAAAAAATGTATTGATCTTTGCACGCACCATTTCCAAATAGCATTTGATCAGAAACCCTCACTTATTTTTGCAATACTTGATTTGGCGGAAGTCTTTGGAGAATCGGAAGAATATTCAAAAGCCGATGAGATCTATGAAAACTTGCTTAGAAATAAAGATTGCAACCTTTTGAATAGGCAGTTAATACTTTGGAACTACGGATGCTACCAGCTGTATGAGAAGTGTTCCCAACTGAACGCCATTCATCATTTCAAGGAATGCTTAAAATTGAAAGTTAAGAGCAAGAAGAACGAAAAATGCCGTGCAAAATTGAAACAAATTGCTGAAGATCGAATGAATAAATATTCAAGAGACAGTGTAGCCTTTGGGATATTGGGACTAATACACCAGGTTGATGGCAAGAAATCAGAAGCCATTGAATTCTTTGAGAAAGCCCTGGAGTGTGATCATGTCAATGAAGAATTTCAAAGTGCTCTACGTGAACTGCATCAGGCTACATAA